Proteins from one Emys orbicularis isolate rEmyOrb1 chromosome 2, rEmyOrb1.hap1, whole genome shotgun sequence genomic window:
- the LOC135875193 gene encoding uncharacterized protein LOC135875193 translates to MEFLWHLLMAIGILAGTGVSQGCTPPPGARNLALGRPATQSSMFENKETGKAVAGKAVDGKRDGKWAQGSCSHTQLDTEPWWNVDLGSRQSVSAVIVKNREDECCGERIRGAQIRVGDSLADHGKQNPICGTITDTRPGSVSTICCNGLEGRYVTIVIPGRAEFLTLCEVEVIAQGCALSPGAQNLALGRPATQSSTFENKETGKAVAGKAVDGKRDGKWAQSSCSHTQFDTEPWWNVDLGSRQCVSAVIVKNREDECCGERIRGAQIRVGDSLADNGKHNPICGTITDTRPGSVSTICCNGLEGRYVTIVIPGRAEYLTLCEVEVIAQGCTPPPGARNLALGRPATQSSTFENKETGKAVAEKAVDGKRDGKWAQGSCSHTQFDTEPWWNVDLGSRQSVSAVIVKNREDECCGERIRGAQIHVGDSLADHGKQNPICGTITDTRPGSVSTICCNGLEGRYVTIIIPGRAEYLTLCEVEVIAQGCTPPPGARNLALGRPATQSSTFENKETGKAVAGKAVDGKRDGKWVQGSCSHTQFDTESWWNVDLGSRQSVSVVIVKNREDECCGERIRGAQIRVGDSLADHGKQNPICGTITDSTQGSVSTICCDGMKGRYVTITIPGRAEYLTLCEVEVYGTQLGDTC, encoded by the exons ATGGAGTTTCTCTGGCATCTACTAATGGCGATTGGGATCCTTGCAGGGACTGGGGTGTCTCAGGGCTGCACCCCACCACCAGGGG CTCGGAACTTGGCGCTGGGGCGCCCGGCCACTCAGTCCTCCATGTTCGAGAATAAAGAGACAGGAAAAGCCGTGGCTGGAAAGGCCGTGGATGGAAAACGCGATGGGAAGTGGGCACAAGGCTCCTGCAGCCACACGCAGCTCGACACAGAGCCGTGGTGGAACGTGGACTTGGGCAGTCGTCAGTCTGTCTCCGCGGTGATCGTGAAGAACAGGGAAGACGAATGCTGTGGGGAGAGAATCAGGGGAGCCCAGATCCGCGTGGGAGACTCCTTGGCCGACCATGGCAAGCAGAACCCCAT CTGCGGGACCATCACCGACACCAGACCGGGATCCGTCAGCACCATCTGCTGCAACGGGCTGGAGGGCCGCTACGTCACCATCGTCATCCCGGGCAGGGCGGAGTTTCTCACCCTGTGTGAGGTCGAGGTCATAGCTCAGGGCTGTGCCCTATCACCAGGAG CTCAGAACTTGGCGCTGGGGCGCCCGGCCACTCAGTCCTCCACGTTCGAGAATAAAGAGACCGGAAAAGCCGTGGCTGGAAAGGCCGTGGATGGAAAACGCGATGGGAAGTGGGCACAAAGTTCCTGCAGCCACACCCAGTTCGACACAGAACCGTGGTGGAACGTGGACTTGGGCAGTCGTCAGTGTGTCTCCGCGGTGATCGTGAAGAACAGGGAAGACGAATGCTGTGGGGAGAGAATCAGGGGAGCCCAGATCCGTGTGGGAGACTCCTTGGCCGACAATGGCAAGCACAACCCCAT CTGCGGGACCATCACCGACACCAGACCGGGATCCGTCAGCACCATCTGCTGTAACGGGCTGGAGGGCCGCTACGTCACCATCGTCATCCCGGGCAGGGCGGAGTATCTCACCCTGTGTGAGGTCGAGGTCATAGCTCAGGGCTGCACCCCACCACCAGGGG CTCGGAACTTGGCACTGGGGCGCCCGGCCACTCAGTCCTCCACGTTCGAGAATAAAGAGACAGGAAAAGCCGTGGCTGAAAAGGCCGTGGATGGAAAACGCGATGGGAAGTGGGCACAAGGCTCCTGCAGCCACACCCAGTTCGACACAGAGCCGTGGTGGAACGTGGACTTGGGCAGTCGTCAGTCTGTCTCCGCGGTGATCGTGAAGAACAGGGAAGACGAATGCTGTGGGGAGAGAATCAGGGGAGCCCAGATCCATGTGGGAGACTCCCTGGCCGACCATGGCAAGCAGAACCCCAT CTGCGGGACCATCACCGACACCAGACCAGGATCCGTCAGCACCATCTGCTGTAACGGGCTGGAGGGCCGCTACGTCACCATCATCATCCCGGGCAGGGCGGAGTATCTCACCCTGTGTGAGGTCGAGGTCATAGCTCAGGGCTGCACCCCACCACCAGGGG CTCGGAACTTGGCGCTGGGGCGCCCGGCCACTCAGTCCTCCACGTTCGAGAATAAAGAGACAGGAAAAGCCGTGGCTGGAAAGGCCGTGGATGGAAAACGTGATGGGAAGTGGGTACAAGGCTCCTGCAGCCACACCCAGTTTGACACAGAGTCGTGGTGGAACGTGGACTTGGGCAGTCGTCAGTCTGTCTCCGTGGTGATCGTGAAGAACAGGGAAGATGAATGCTGTGGGGAGAGAATCAGGGGAGCCCAGATCCGCGTGGGAGACTCCTTGGCTGACCATGGCAAGCAGAACCCCAT CTGCGGGACCATCACCGACAGCACACAAGGATCCGTCAGCACCATCTGCTGTGATGGGATGAAGGGCCGTTACGTCACCATCACCATCCCGGGCAGGGCGGAGTATCTCACCCTGTGTGAGGTCGAGGTCTACGGCACCCAGCTGGGGGATACGTGCTAG